One segment of Brassica napus cultivar Da-Ae chromosome C3, Da-Ae, whole genome shotgun sequence DNA contains the following:
- the LOC106384331 gene encoding uncharacterized protein LOC106384331, which translates to MEKGERTKKYPKPYSNITKIDKSGFVVYKRRVDIRGSVLKGDIELDNCYVVPHNLALLKKYQAHINIEWCCNTSAIKYLFKYITKGVDRALLLLQQSGKTKAEIEKKKQLEMDEIDRFQECRYISACEAPWRLFSFHIHHNQPSVMKLTLHLPGEHNLVVEEGKSLSDILSEDGIEKTMLTAYFMANQKYEEARELTYIQFPSRFVYHSGEKTWTPRKQGTAIGRIIYAHPASGDRYYLRILLNVVKGAFGYDDLYTVGGTKFKEFRDACYARGLLDDDKEWHEAIVEPSYWATGRQLRRLFITILLYCEVGNPLKLWDHTWKILAEDILYMKQREFNTPGLILEDAQLQQYTLIEIERLLKENDKSLTDFRGMPKPDTSVLQEISNTVLREELNYDTAKEAGEHEKIFTTMNDDQRSIYS; encoded by the coding sequence ATGGAAAAGGGAGAGCGCACAAAGAAGTATCCCAAGCCTTACTCTAACATTACAAAAATCGACAAGTCTGGATTTGTTGTTTACAAGAGGCGGGTTGATATCAGAGGATCTGTTTTGAAAGGTGACATAGAGTTGGATAATTGTTATGTGGTGCCACACAACCTTGCCCTCCTTAAAAAATATCAAGCACACATTAATATTGAGTGGTGCTGCAATACAAGTGCTATCAAGTATCTCTTCAAATACATAACCAAAGGTGTGGACCGAGCACTGCTTCTGCTTCAACAGTCTGGGAAAACCAAAGCAgagatagagaaaaaaaaacagcttGAGATGGACGAGATTGATAGGTTTCAAGAATGTCGATATATTTCAGCATGTGAAGCCCCATGGAGACTGTTTTCTTTCCACATTCACCACAATCAGCCTTCTGTTATGAAATTAACACTCCACCTTCCAGGAGAACACAATTTGGTAGTAGAGGAGGGTAAGAGCTTATCTGATATTCTGTCAGAGGATGGTATTGAGAAAACAATGCTCACTGCATATTTTATGGCGAACCAGAAGTATGAAGAGGCCAGAGAACTTACTTACATACAGTTTCCATCTCGGTTTGTCTACCACAGTGGCGAAAAAACCTGGACACCAAGGAAACAAGGGACAGCTATAGGCAGGATTATTTACGCTCATCCAGCCTCAGGAGACCGTTACTACCTTAGAATCCTCCTCAATGTGGTGAAGGGGGCTTTTGGTTATGACGACCTCTATACTGTAGGGGGTACAAAGTTTAAGGAATTTCGAGATGCTTGCTACGCCAGAGGGTTACTGGACGACGATAAAGAATGGCACGAGGCCATTGTTGAACCTTCATACTGGGCAACAGGTCGTCAGCTAAGGAGGTTATTCATCACTATCTTGCTCTACTGTGAAGTTGGAAACCCATTAAAACTCTGGGATCATACGTGGAAGATATTAGCAGAAGATATCTTATACATGAAACAAAGAGAATTCAACACCCCCGGTTTGATTCTTGAGGATGCGCAGCTGCAGCAGTACACATTAATCGAGATAGAAAGACTCCTCAAAGAGAACGACAAATCTCTAACTGACTTCCGCGGAATGCCAAAGCCAGACACAAGTGTTCTTCAGGAAATATCAAACACTGTACTAAGAGAAGAACTGAACTATGATACTGCAAAAGAAGCTGGAGAGCATGAAAAGATTTTTACCACCATGAATGATGACCAGAGATCCATTTACAGCTAA